In Niallia sp. FSL W8-0635, one genomic interval encodes:
- a CDS encoding carbohydrate ABC transporter permease, producing the protein MSKYGRKIVEYVFLIFLACIFVFPLVWMIVSSMKPEASIYLDMNSMKALLPSFSPSEWFQTYNALFSRFNVLQYVWNSVFYAVIVTIGSIIINGMAGYAFAKFQFRGKKFLFGLLLVLLIVPAETIIITQFTVAHGIGVLNTRLAVVLPMMASMFFIYLFRNFFMAVPDEIIESVKLDGANQWTIFWRIMLPMSKPAIATVGTLSFIASWNDYLWPLMVLTDTNKFPLQVAITNINTTEPVYTNQVMAILTVSTIPLIIVYIVAQKYILQGLGGSGTGIK; encoded by the coding sequence ATGAGCAAATATGGAAGAAAAATTGTAGAGTATGTTTTCTTAATTTTCTTAGCGTGTATCTTTGTCTTTCCTTTGGTTTGGATGATTGTTTCTTCTATGAAACCAGAAGCAAGTATCTATTTGGATATGAATAGCATGAAAGCACTACTTCCATCTTTTAGCCCAAGTGAATGGTTCCAGACATACAATGCTTTATTTTCAAGATTCAATGTCCTTCAATATGTCTGGAATAGTGTTTTCTATGCAGTAATTGTGACGATTGGCTCTATTATTATAAACGGAATGGCTGGATACGCTTTTGCCAAATTTCAATTTAGAGGCAAAAAGTTTCTATTTGGATTGTTACTTGTGTTGTTAATTGTCCCAGCAGAAACCATAATTATTACGCAATTTACTGTAGCCCATGGAATTGGTGTTTTAAATACGAGATTAGCAGTAGTATTACCGATGATGGCAAGTATGTTCTTTATCTATCTTTTTAGAAACTTCTTTATGGCGGTTCCCGATGAAATTATTGAATCTGTTAAATTAGATGGGGCAAATCAATGGACTATTTTCTGGAGAATCATGTTGCCGATGTCCAAACCAGCTATCGCTACTGTAGGAACCTTATCTTTTATTGCTAGTTGGAATGACTATTTATGGCCCTTAATGGTACTAACAGATACAAATAAGTTTCCATTGCAGGTTGCAATTACGAATATAAATACAACAGAGCCTGTATATACAAATCAAGTAATGGCAATACTTACGGTTTCGACGATTCCGTTGATTATCGTTTATATTGTTGCTCAGAAATATATACTTCAAGGACTTGGTGGTTCTGGTACAGGAATAAAATAG
- a CDS encoding glycoside hydrolase family 32 protein, which produces MYTLERANNYIEKNDHQVNTEYRHKYHMMAPIGWINDPNGFIYYKGEYHLFYQYFPYKAVWGPMHWGHAVSKDLVSWKNVPIALAPDQEYDKDGCFSGTAIEKDGKMYLMYTGHIVGETPEKNRQVQCLAVSSDGIVFEKVAQNPILTEKDLPENAKPQDFRDPKVIKKGDFYYSLIASKATDGGGQILLYKSENLLDWEYVSVMLKGTSEEGAMWECPDIFELDGKDVLIISVEGLPQKDNNFVNTHSVLSFIGEMDWNNGIFHRELVEELDYGLDFYAPQTIEDDKNRRIMVSWMQMWGRNIPTETKGHGWAGAMTLPRELKLINNRLHQKPIPEIKKYVSNYQKIESVLLKDEVRKLDEFSCEIGILSFEADGTNGEKLTLIFRSNELEKTVLSYDYCSGHLQLDRQKSGVPIIGKEKEHQYERTIYMDSKNKQLKVEIFLDKASIEVFVNEGEYTMTSTIYPVNKAEKVIIQAEGEIRIDNMEKWDIEV; this is translated from the coding sequence ATGTACACTTTAGAACGTGCGAATAATTATATTGAAAAAAATGATCATCAGGTGAACACTGAATATCGACATAAATATCATATGATGGCACCAATTGGTTGGATTAATGACCCAAATGGGTTTATCTATTATAAAGGCGAATACCATTTGTTTTATCAATATTTTCCGTATAAAGCTGTTTGGGGGCCAATGCATTGGGGCCATGCAGTTAGTAAGGATTTAGTAAGTTGGAAAAATGTTCCAATTGCACTTGCGCCAGATCAAGAATATGACAAGGATGGCTGTTTTTCTGGAACGGCGATTGAAAAAGATGGAAAAATGTATTTGATGTATACAGGACATATTGTAGGAGAAACGCCTGAAAAAAACAGACAAGTACAGTGTTTAGCTGTATCCTCAGATGGGATTGTTTTTGAAAAGGTAGCACAAAACCCAATACTAACGGAAAAGGATCTTCCTGAAAATGCAAAGCCACAGGATTTTAGAGATCCCAAAGTAATAAAAAAAGGTGATTTCTATTATTCATTAATAGCCTCTAAAGCAACTGATGGCGGAGGACAGATTTTACTCTACAAATCAGAGAATCTACTTGATTGGGAGTATGTGTCCGTAATGCTGAAAGGAACGAGTGAAGAAGGGGCAATGTGGGAATGCCCGGATATTTTCGAGTTGGACGGAAAGGATGTTTTAATTATCTCAGTAGAGGGATTGCCTCAAAAAGATAATAATTTCGTTAATACACATTCTGTTCTTAGCTTCATTGGGGAAATGGATTGGAATAATGGCATTTTTCATAGAGAACTAGTGGAAGAACTTGATTACGGTTTAGACTTTTATGCTCCGCAGACAATTGAAGATGATAAGAATAGAAGAATCATGGTCTCTTGGATGCAAATGTGGGGAAGGAATATCCCTACAGAGACAAAGGGACATGGTTGGGCTGGAGCAATGACTTTACCAAGAGAGCTAAAATTAATAAATAATCGTCTCCATCAAAAACCGATTCCAGAAATAAAGAAATATGTAAGTAATTATCAAAAGATTGAATCTGTTTTACTAAAAGATGAGGTAAGAAAATTAGATGAGTTTTCCTGCGAAATAGGTATATTGTCTTTTGAAGCAGATGGAACAAATGGAGAAAAACTTACACTTATATTTAGAAGCAATGAATTAGAAAAAACAGTATTAAGTTATGATTATTGCAGCGGGCATTTGCAACTTGATCGCCAAAAGAGTGGAGTACCTATTATTGGGAAAGAAAAGGAACATCAATACGAAAGAACAATCTATATGGATTCAAAAAATAAGCAATTAAAGGTAGAAATATTTCTCGATAAAGCTTCAATAGAAGTATTTGTTAATGAAGGGGAATATACAATGACGTCTACCATTTATCCTGTAAATAAGGCAGAAAAAGTGATCATACAGGCTGAAGGAGAAATCAGAATAGACAATATGGAAAAATGGGATATTGAGGTTTAA